The proteins below come from a single Zea mays cultivar B73 chromosome 8, Zm-B73-REFERENCE-NAM-5.0, whole genome shotgun sequence genomic window:
- the LOC100278491 gene encoding uncharacterized protein LOC100278491 codes for MAMEGSGGSQSQLIHPAVDEAALAVTKRERKRSRYLSPPYTDTGVLQEKKAAGSQKQREEGQPHVSGAEVLPTLRASALGQGKGMEAAALRFMAMDSRNRNSIFVDDHPDSHAAAGGASQDDGVSKPPSAAGVGRKMMLNLNAGPDDGSSLAKKRKRKTMKTVGQHSYVGNPVALVLDLAEGTPLPSREDLLSTFSRFGFVIDSETSITQDKNKHTARVVFATRAQAESALSCAATLGGAFAAPSVQDLPPITPLPKLPLTDIRNNLGKMILSLSSKAKSPQEANAKPAVDSLSLVGEMQHLLAKVDKVLQAQRASATDHHAIHH; via the coding sequence ATGGCTATGGAGGGGAGCGGCGGCAGCCAGAGCCAGCTGATCCATCCGGCCGTGGACGAGGCAGCCCTGGCCGTCACCAAGAGAGAGCGCAAGAGAAGCAGGTACCTCTCCCCTCCCTATACCGACACAGGCGTCCTCCAAGAAAAGAAGGCCGCCGGCAGCCAGAAGCAGCGAGAGGAGGGGCAACCCCATGTCTCCGGCGCGGAGGTGCTCCCCACTCTCCGAGCCTCAGCGCTCGGGCAGGGTAAGGGGATGGAAGCGGCAGCCCTCCGTTTCATGGCCATGGATAGCAGGAACAGGAACAGCATTTTCGTCGACGACCATCCCGATTCCCATGCTGCCGCGGGCGGTGCCTCCCAAGACGATGGTGTCAGCAAGCCTCCATCAGCTGCTGGTGTTGGCCGCAAGATGATGCTCAACCTTAATGCAGGCCCAGACGACGGATCGTCCTTGGCCAAGAAGAGGAAGAGAAAGACGATGAAGACCGTTGGGCAGCACAGCTATGTCGGGAATCCTGTGGCACTTGTGCTGGACTTGGCAGAGGGAACTCCGCTGCCCTCCAGGGAGGACCTCCTCTCCACTTTCAGCAGGTTTGGCTTTGTGATCGACTCCGAGACCAGCATCACCCAAGACAAGAACAAGCACACCGCGCGCGTGGTGTTCGCCACCAGGGCTCAAGCAGAGAGCGCCTTGAGCTGTGCCGCGACTCTTGGCGGCGCATTTGCAGCACCGAGCGTCCAGGATCTCCCTCCCATCACGCCTCTTCCAAAGCTCCCTCTCACAGATATTAGGAACAATCTTGGGAAGATGATCTTGTCCTTGTCGTCTAAAGCCAAGTCACCTCAAGAAGCGAATGCAAAGCCGGCCGTGGACAGTCTCAGTCTTGTGGGAGAAATGCAACATCTTCTTGCCAAGGTTGACAAGGTGCTGCAAGCGCAGCGTGCATCTGCTACAGATCATCATGCAATCCACCACTGA
- the LOC100501664 gene encoding putative cytochrome P450 superfamily protein isoform X1 — protein MMHGQELSYDSYPSSFLAMDDMHRQLQAPPACQSHSSSSSIFFFFFLAAVIIYCVVIIRRLIKFQGRRRVKNDHAAAAAAPPPPPPPRRGSRWWWSVVETLAFLSANSSGRGFYHFVEARHRRYGPGPCFRTSLLGATHVFVSSADAARSLLGAEPAGFSKRYVRTVAELLGEHSLLCASHATHRALRRAVAPLFNAQATASLAATFDGLTRRLMKRDWSSSTGAVVVLDAALDLTFEAICDMLIGRTLRPDARRRLQSDVLAVTRAMLAFPLRLPGTRFHAGLRARKRIMDVLRQEIGSRQRQIMDMEEEEEEQQHGDDFLQSLLLLRSRRRRRSQQQQHLLPSSSAHHNDDDDLFLTDDQILDNILTLIIAGQVTTASAITWMVKYLADNKVFQETLRSVQLELKQQQQQEEADHDLLQHLNSMELAYMVSTVKESLRMASIVSWFPRVALEDCQVAGFHIHKGWIVNIDARALHYDATLYHNPTMFDPSRFKGGHSMHTKQPYSFLVFGAGGRTCLGMNLAKIMMLIFLHHLVTTWRWEMADDDPSLEKWAMFPRLRNGCPIHLARI, from the exons ATGATGCATGGGCAGGAGCTGTCCTATGACTCCTATCCCTCCTCCTTCCTAGCCATGGACGACATGCACCGCCAACTCCAAGCACCACCAGCCTGCCaaagccacagcagcagcagcagcatcttctttttctttttcttagcaGCGGTCATCATCTACTGCGTCGTGATCATCAGACGATTGATCAAATTCCAAGGGAGGAGGAGGGTGAAGAATGAtcatgcagcagcagcagcagcaccaccaccaccaccaccaccgagaAGGGGTAGCCGCTGGTGGTGGTCCGTCGTGGAGACGCTGGCCTTCCTGTCCGCCAACAGCAGCGGCAGGGGCTTCTACCACTTCGTGGAGGCTCGCCACCGCAGGTACGGTCCCGGCCCCTGCTTCCGCACCTCGCTCTTGGGCGCCACCCACGTGTTCGTCTCGTCGGCCGACGCCGCCAGGTCGCTCCTGGGCGCCGAGCCAGCCGGCTTCTCGAAGCGCTACGTGCGCACCGTGGCGGAGCTCCTCGGCGAGCACAGCCTGCTGTGCGCCTCCCACGCCACCCACCGCGCCCTGCGGCGCGCCGTGGCGCCCCTCTTCAACGCGCAGGCCACGGCGTCCCTGGCCGCCACCTTCGACGGCCTCACGCGGAGGCTCATGAAGCGCGACTGGAGCAGCAGCACTGGGGCCGTGGTGGTGCTCGACGCCGCGCTGGACCTAACATTCGAGGCCATCTGCGACATGCTCATCGGGAGGACGCTGCGGCCCGATGCGAGGAGGCGGCTGCAGAGCGACGTGCTGGCCGTGACGCGGGCCATGCTGGCGTTCCCGCTCAGGCTGCCGGGGACCAGGTTCCACGCGGGCCTCCGGGCCAGGAAAAGGATCATGGACGTGCTCAGGCAAGAGATAGGATCAAGACAGAGACAGATCATGGacatggaggaggaggaggaggagcagcagCACGGCGACGACTTTCTGCAGAGCCTTCTTCTTCTCAGGagtaggaggaggaggcggagccagCAGCAACAACACCTTTTACCATCGTCGTCAGCTCATCATAACGACGACGACGACCTCTTCCTCACTGACGACCAGATTCTCGATAACATCTTGACGCTCATCATTGCCG GGCAGGTGACGACAGCGAGCGCAATTACATGGATGGTCAAGTACCTGGCTGACAACAAAGTCTTCCAAGAAACCTTGAGG TCAGTTCAGCtggagctgaagcagcagcagcagcaggaggaggcagATCATGATCTCCTCCAACATCTCAACAGCATGGAGCTTGCATACATGGTGTCT ACGGTTAAAGAATCATTGAGGATGGCGAGCATAGTTTCCTGGTTTCCAAGGGTAGCACTCGAGGACTGCCAGGTCGCAGGGTTCCACATCCACAAGGGGTGGATTGTGAACATTGATGCGAGGGCCCTACACTACGATGCGACGCTCTACCACAACCCCACCATGTTTGATCCTTCAAGATTCAAAGGCGGGCATAGCATGCACACGAAGCAGCCGTACAGCTTCCTGGTGTTTGGAGCAGGCGGGAGAACCTGCCTGGGGATGAACCTCGCCAAAATCATGATGCTCATTTTTCTGCACCACCTTGTTACAACATGGAGATGGGAGATGGCCGACGACGACCCCAGCCTTGAGAAGTGGGCAATGTTTCCCAGGCTCAGAAACGGATGCCCCATTCACCTCGCACGCATATGA
- the LOC100501664 gene encoding putative cytochrome P450 superfamily protein, which translates to MMHGQELSYDSYPSSFLAMDDMHRQLQAPPACQSHSSSSSIFFFFFLAAVIIYCVVIIRRLIKFQGRRRVKNDHAAAAAAPPPPPPPRRGSRWWWSVVETLAFLSANSSGRGFYHFVEARHRRYGPGPCFRTSLLGATHVFVSSADAARSLLGAEPAGFSKRYVRTVAELLGEHSLLCASHATHRALRRAVAPLFNAQATASLAATFDGLTRRLMKRDWSSSTGAVVVLDAALDLTFEAICDMLIGRTLRPDARRRLQSDVLAVTRAMLAFPLRLPGTRFHAGLRARKRIMDVLRQEIGSRQRQIMDMEEEEEEQQHGDDFLQSLLLLRSRRRRRSQQQQHLLPSSSAHHNDDDDLFLTDDQILDNILTLIIAGQVTTASAITWMVKYLADNKVFQETLRSVQLELKQQQQQEEADHDLLQHLNSMELAYMTVKESLRMASIVSWFPRVALEDCQVAGFHIHKGWIVNIDARALHYDATLYHNPTMFDPSRFKGGHSMHTKQPYSFLVFGAGGRTCLGMNLAKIMMLIFLHHLVTTWRWEMADDDPSLEKWAMFPRLRNGCPIHLARI; encoded by the exons ATGATGCATGGGCAGGAGCTGTCCTATGACTCCTATCCCTCCTCCTTCCTAGCCATGGACGACATGCACCGCCAACTCCAAGCACCACCAGCCTGCCaaagccacagcagcagcagcagcatcttctttttctttttcttagcaGCGGTCATCATCTACTGCGTCGTGATCATCAGACGATTGATCAAATTCCAAGGGAGGAGGAGGGTGAAGAATGAtcatgcagcagcagcagcagcaccaccaccaccaccaccaccgagaAGGGGTAGCCGCTGGTGGTGGTCCGTCGTGGAGACGCTGGCCTTCCTGTCCGCCAACAGCAGCGGCAGGGGCTTCTACCACTTCGTGGAGGCTCGCCACCGCAGGTACGGTCCCGGCCCCTGCTTCCGCACCTCGCTCTTGGGCGCCACCCACGTGTTCGTCTCGTCGGCCGACGCCGCCAGGTCGCTCCTGGGCGCCGAGCCAGCCGGCTTCTCGAAGCGCTACGTGCGCACCGTGGCGGAGCTCCTCGGCGAGCACAGCCTGCTGTGCGCCTCCCACGCCACCCACCGCGCCCTGCGGCGCGCCGTGGCGCCCCTCTTCAACGCGCAGGCCACGGCGTCCCTGGCCGCCACCTTCGACGGCCTCACGCGGAGGCTCATGAAGCGCGACTGGAGCAGCAGCACTGGGGCCGTGGTGGTGCTCGACGCCGCGCTGGACCTAACATTCGAGGCCATCTGCGACATGCTCATCGGGAGGACGCTGCGGCCCGATGCGAGGAGGCGGCTGCAGAGCGACGTGCTGGCCGTGACGCGGGCCATGCTGGCGTTCCCGCTCAGGCTGCCGGGGACCAGGTTCCACGCGGGCCTCCGGGCCAGGAAAAGGATCATGGACGTGCTCAGGCAAGAGATAGGATCAAGACAGAGACAGATCATGGacatggaggaggaggaggaggagcagcagCACGGCGACGACTTTCTGCAGAGCCTTCTTCTTCTCAGGagtaggaggaggaggcggagccagCAGCAACAACACCTTTTACCATCGTCGTCAGCTCATCATAACGACGACGACGACCTCTTCCTCACTGACGACCAGATTCTCGATAACATCTTGACGCTCATCATTGCCG GGCAGGTGACGACAGCGAGCGCAATTACATGGATGGTCAAGTACCTGGCTGACAACAAAGTCTTCCAAGAAACCTTGAGG TCAGTTCAGCtggagctgaagcagcagcagcagcaggaggaggcagATCATGATCTCCTCCAACATCTCAACAGCATGGAGCTTGCATACATG ACGGTTAAAGAATCATTGAGGATGGCGAGCATAGTTTCCTGGTTTCCAAGGGTAGCACTCGAGGACTGCCAGGTCGCAGGGTTCCACATCCACAAGGGGTGGATTGTGAACATTGATGCGAGGGCCCTACACTACGATGCGACGCTCTACCACAACCCCACCATGTTTGATCCTTCAAGATTCAAAGGCGGGCATAGCATGCACACGAAGCAGCCGTACAGCTTCCTGGTGTTTGGAGCAGGCGGGAGAACCTGCCTGGGGATGAACCTCGCCAAAATCATGATGCTCATTTTTCTGCACCACCTTGTTACAACATGGAGATGGGAGATGGCCGACGACGACCCCAGCCTTGAGAAGTGGGCAATGTTTCCCAGGCTCAGAAACGGATGCCCCATTCACCTCGCACGCATATGA